One genomic region from Amaranthus tricolor cultivar Red isolate AtriRed21 chromosome 12, ASM2621246v1, whole genome shotgun sequence encodes:
- the LOC130797149 gene encoding trihelix transcription factor GTL2 has product MFDGMGDQFYQFLASTNSNTNNSTNNANNSSTSSLNLPLSFSLHHHHHHASFPSYPPTFDSSYHLLHPSQFLHRNEVKGEILNLHDSCLNPRSLLLHEIPWSNDELLALFRLRSSMDNTWFPDFIWENVSRKLAELGFKRTAEKCKEKFEEEFNNININNNNNNNTNTNNNNNNNNNNNNNNNNNNRLFGELEQLCSNNTNINHDDHLPNDHDHPQTSLSQRGEFPDEDEDENNVHDDDDWDDEENEEKRKKENLLEDNNEEKEVGITRKIENMNHHVEDEQSMNDDSEKTEENTKKMMRKRKRSQKKFEMLKGFCEKIVNKMMDQQEQLHWKILEDMVKRDEEKIAKEEAWKQQEIERLQKELEIRAHEQAIVGDRQAKILDCLNKFNASSSNIMENSWCFKETIENISKVPNLITLSNSLITSTNYQDNPISVQLPPSSSYTTHDKTSSLNDSLPINDQVVGQNPNPPSLVDSYKLSSLDHTGTNAIDDIDRQKVIGGKDDTGRRWPRDEVLALINIRCSLFNNGNDVNNDKESCSKGPLWERISQKMMELGYNRNAKRCKEKWENINKYFRKTKDLNKKRSIDSRTCPYFHQLSHLYSQGALVGSIDRQMNLAGSPEIGKSNAFSGG; this is encoded by the exons atgtttgatggAATGGGCGACCAATTCTATCAATTCTTAGCCTCTACAAATtcaaatactaataatagtactaataatgCTAATAATTCTTCTACTTCTTCTCTTAATCTTCCTTTATCTTTttctcttcatcatcatcatcaccatgcTTCTTTCCCTTCTTACCCACCAACCTTTGATTCTTCTTACcatcttcttcatccttcacaATTTCTTCATAGAAATGAAGTTAAAGGAGAAATTCTTAACTTACATGATTCTTGTTTGAATCCAAGATCATTGTTGTTGCATGAAATTCCATGGTCTAATGATGAATTGCTTGCTCTCTTTAGACTCAGATCTAGTATGGATAATACTTGGTTTCCTGACTTTATTTGGGAGAATGTTTCTAG AAAGTTAGCAGAGCTTGGGTTCAAAAGGACTGCTGAGAAGTGCAAGGAGAAATTTGAGGAAGAATTCAAcaacattaatattaataataacaataataataatactaatactaataataataataataataataataataataataataataataataataataataggctCTTTGGAGAGCTTGAACAACTTTGTAgtaataatacaaatattaatCATGATGATCATCTTCCTAATGATCATGATCATCCACAGACTTCATTATCTCAAAGGGGTGAATTtccagatgaagatgaagatgaaaataatgttcatgatgatgatgattgggatgatgaagaaaatgaagaaaaaagaaaaaaagagaattTATTAGAGgataataatgaagaaaaagaagtgggtattacaagaaaaattgaaaatatgaaccaccatgttgaagatgaacaatcTATGAATGATGATAGTGAGAAGACTGAGGaaaatacaaagaaaatgatgaggaaaagaaaaagatcacaaaagaaatttgaaatgttaaaagggttttgtgagaaaattgttaataaaatgATGGATCAACAAGAACAACTTCATTGGAAGATTCTAGAAGATATGGTAAAAAGAGATGAAGAAAAGATTGCAAAGGAAGAAGCATGGAAACAACAAGAGATTGAGAGGTTACAGAAGGAATTGGAAATTAGGGCACATGAACAAGCCATTGTTGGAGATAGGCAAGCTAAGATTCTTGATTGTTTAAACAAGTTTAATGCATCATCATCAAATATTATGGAAAATAGTTGGTGTTTTAAAGAgacaattgaaaatattagcaAGGTACCAAATCTTATTACTTTGTCTAATTCCTTAATTACAAGTACTAATTATCAAGATAATCCCATTAGTGTACAATTACCACCTTCATCTTCTTATACAACCCATGATAAAACTTCTTCATTAAATGATAGTTTACCCATTAATGATCAAGTGGTGGGTCAAAACCCTAATCCTCCTTCTTTGGTTGATTCTTATAAATTATCGAGTTTAGATCATACCGGCACTAATGCAATAGATGATATTGATCGCCAAAAAGTTATTGGAGGAAAGGATGATACCGGGCGAAGATGGCCTAGAGATGAAGTGTTAGCATTGATCAACATAAGGTGTAGCCTCTTTAACAATGGTAATGATGTGAACAATGATAAAGAAAGTTGTTCTAAGGGTCCATTATGGGAAAGAATCTCACAAAAGATGATGGAATTAGGGTACAATAGGAATGCAAAAAGGTGCAAAGAGAAATGGGAGAACATAAACAAGTACTTTAGAAAAACAAAGGATTTGAACAAGAAAAGGTCAATTGACTCAAGAACTTGTCCTTATTTTCATCAACTAAGTCATCTTTATAGTCAAGGAGCACTAGTGGGCTCCATTGATAGGCAGATGAACCTCGCCGGGTCGCCGGAAATTGGTAAGTCCAATGCATTTTCAGGTGGGTGA